The following proteins come from a genomic window of Paenibacillus swuensis:
- a CDS encoding DUF3243 domain-containing protein: MSEHNHVIEKDGDLQTNKVTEVVERMGSKDKDRILADFEEFRGYLAKRIKMGEAIGLSEEQLAATAEKVADYLANHEEPRNAEEQLLQELWKVGNEEQRHMLAHMLVRLAQAKQ; the protein is encoded by the coding sequence ATGTCTGAACATAACCATGTGATTGAGAAAGACGGAGATCTCCAAACGAATAAGGTAACCGAAGTTGTAGAACGTATGGGTTCCAAAGATAAGGATCGCATTCTTGCCGATTTCGAAGAGTTTCGCGGGTATCTCGCTAAGCGGATCAAGATGGGCGAGGCGATCGGACTGAGCGAAGAGCAACTGGCTGCAACAGCGGAGAAAGTAGCGGATTATCTCGCGAACCACGAAGAGCCGCGCAACGCGGAAGAGCAGCTGCTGCAAGAGCTGTGGAAAGTCGGCAACGAGGAGCAACGCCACATGCTGGCGCATATGCTTGTACGTTTGGCGCAAGCGAAGCAGTAA